From bacterium, a single genomic window includes:
- a CDS encoding asparagine synthetase B translates to MKRNLFITLLVTLAPAWGSYLIPMDSAQTDHLKAYGVAYWVLSEDYDCEWLLNYRGGSWLTPDVPGLVELAAVRGVALEPVDAAAEAAIRTTIETENMDSVLLEKAPQVAVYAPYTYEPWDDAVMLALTYAEIPYERIWDAEVLSGALDRYDWLHLHHEDFTGQYGKFSRSEGQAEWFRTMRSEFERAAREAGYATVPEHKLAVAEKIRRYVESGGFLFAMCSAPASLDVALAASGIDIVDPSIDGTPVTPGYNSKLDYSRCLAFSDFEVYPDPNLYEISSIDTPRGRGLYDLPAGVRPTFTLFEFAAKFDPIPTLLTQCHVRTIPDFMGQDTAFVRDEVKDSCVVLATVDGLDEVKYLYGVCGEGAFSFLGGHDPEDYQHFVGDPPTELSLYPHSPGYRLILNNVLFPAAKKKPLKT, encoded by the coding sequence ATGAAACGCAACCTCTTCATCACCCTCCTTGTTACGCTCGCCCCGGCGTGGGGGTCCTACCTCATCCCCATGGACTCCGCCCAGACCGACCACCTCAAGGCCTACGGCGTGGCCTACTGGGTCCTTTCCGAGGATTACGACTGCGAGTGGCTCCTGAATTACCGCGGCGGGAGCTGGCTCACCCCCGATGTCCCGGGCCTGGTCGAGCTGGCGGCGGTGCGCGGCGTGGCGCTGGAGCCGGTGGACGCCGCCGCCGAGGCGGCCATCCGGACCACCATCGAGACGGAGAACATGGACTCCGTCCTTCTGGAAAAGGCGCCCCAGGTGGCGGTTTACGCCCCCTACACCTACGAGCCCTGGGACGACGCGGTGATGCTGGCGCTCACCTACGCCGAAATACCCTACGAGCGTATCTGGGACGCCGAGGTCCTCTCCGGCGCTCTGGACCGCTACGATTGGCTCCACCTGCACCACGAGGACTTCACCGGGCAGTACGGAAAATTTTCGCGGTCCGAGGGCCAGGCGGAGTGGTTCCGCACGATGCGGTCGGAGTTCGAGCGGGCGGCGCGCGAGGCCGGTTACGCCACGGTGCCCGAGCACAAGCTGGCCGTGGCGGAAAAGATTCGCCGGTACGTGGAGTCGGGTGGGTTCCTGTTCGCCATGTGCTCGGCCCCGGCGAGCCTGGACGTGGCCCTGGCCGCGTCGGGGATTGACATCGTGGACCCCTCCATTGACGGCACGCCCGTCACACCGGGCTACAACTCCAAGTTAGATTACTCACGCTGCCTGGCCTTCAGCGACTTCGAGGTTTACCCCGACCCGAACCTGTACGAGATTTCGTCCATAGACACGCCCCGGGGGCGGGGGCTCTACGACCTGCCCGCCGGTGTGCGGCCCACCTTCACCCTCTTCGAATTCGCCGCCAAGTTCGACCCGATTCCCACCCTCCTGACCCAGTGCCACGTCCGCACCATCCCCGACTTCATGGGGCAGGACACCGCCTTCGTCCGCGACGAGGTCAAGGACTCCTGCGTGGTCCTGGCCACCGTGGACGGCCTGGACGAGGTGAAGTACCTCTACGGGGTTTGCGGTGAGGGGGCCTTCAGCTTCCTCGGCGGCCACGACCCCGAGGATTACCAGCACTTCGTCGGCGACCCGCCCACCGAGCTCTCCCTCTACCCCCATTCGCCGGGCTACCGGCTGATTCTCAACAACGTCCTCTTCCCCGCCGCGAAGAAGAAACCGCTGAAAACATAA